Proteins encoded within one genomic window of Elusimicrobiota bacterium:
- the purE gene encoding 5-(carboxyamino)imidazole ribonucleotide mutase gives MSQPLVGIVLGSDSDLPEIKDMLETFKEFGITYELNIISAHRTPHLAHAYAENAEKKGLQVIIACAGGAAHLAGVIASLTTLPVIGVPMQTASLGGLDSLLATVQMPAGVPVATVAIGKAGSVNAAVLAAQIIGVKSPEIREKVRQFKANLAKKVEEKNKNLKI, from the coding sequence ATGTCACAACCTTTAGTTGGAATAGTTTTAGGAAGCGATTCTGATTTACCTGAAATAAAAGATATGTTGGAAACTTTTAAGGAATTTGGTATAACGTATGAACTTAATATAATCTCGGCGCACAGAACGCCTCATTTGGCGCACGCTTATGCGGAAAACGCAGAGAAAAAAGGTTTACAGGTCATAATTGCCTGTGCCGGCGGAGCCGCCCATCTTGCAGGCGTGATAGCATCACTTACTACACTCCCTGTTATAGGTGTTCCGATGCAAACTGCCAGCCTGGGAGGATTGGATTCGCTTCTAGCAACAGTCCAAATGCCGGCAGGCGTACCGGTCGCTACTGTTGCGATAGGCAAAGCAGGTTCAGTAAATGCAGCGGTGCTTGCTGCGCAGATTATCGGCGTAAAGAGTCCTGAAATCAGAGAAAAAGTAAGGCAGTTTAAGGCAAATTTGGCAAAAAAGGTCGAAGAAAAAAATAAAAATTTAAAGATTTAA
- a CDS encoding adenylosuccinate lyase: MTNYDIFSPTDFRYSVEGLKPYLTEEAYVKYKAKVEAALVKTLAKNRICSAKIADEIIKAASKVTASETYREEARIKHDIRALANMIRKRVSNKAKPYVHLGATSYDIVDTANVLRYKDAARNVIIPDMLKLLKLWIALAKKYRNTVQMGRTHGQHAEPITFGFTMAQYINRWGDRIENLKSSTERLVGKFSGAVGAYNATSILFNDPVKFEKEVLAELGLKPANISTQVVPPEPVTDFLHSLTSSFGVIANFSDDMRHLQRSEISEVCELQENNQVGSSTMPQKKNPINFENVKSMFKIFMPRMVTVYLDMISEHQRDLTNSCSQRYIPELLVGFDSSVLRIIKVSGKLQVDEKGLAKNFNQSRDKVVAEPLYIILAYYGHPDAHEYVRELVKKSTETGMTLLGLMSEDNSVKPYFKKFTKKQKDIISKPEKYIGAADKKVDAIVKIWEDKCHNL, encoded by the coding sequence TGATATTTTTTCACCAACAGATTTCAGATACTCAGTAGAAGGACTGAAACCGTATTTGACTGAGGAAGCATATGTAAAATATAAGGCAAAAGTTGAGGCCGCTCTTGTCAAAACCTTAGCTAAAAATAGGATATGTTCGGCAAAAATCGCTGATGAAATCATTAAAGCAGCTTCAAAAGTAACGGCCTCAGAAACTTACCGGGAAGAAGCAAGAATAAAACATGACATAAGGGCGCTTGCAAACATGATAAGAAAACGCGTAAGCAATAAAGCCAAACCTTATGTGCATCTGGGCGCAACATCTTATGATATTGTTGATACGGCAAATGTATTGCGTTACAAAGATGCCGCCAGAAATGTAATCATACCGGATATGTTGAAGCTTCTGAAACTCTGGATCGCGTTAGCGAAAAAATACAGAAACACTGTCCAAATGGGCAGGACCCATGGCCAGCACGCAGAACCAATAACTTTTGGTTTTACCATGGCTCAATATATAAACCGATGGGGTGACCGGATAGAAAATTTGAAAAGTTCGACAGAACGCCTCGTAGGCAAGTTTTCAGGCGCTGTGGGAGCCTATAACGCTACATCAATACTATTCAATGACCCTGTGAAATTTGAAAAAGAAGTCCTGGCTGAATTAGGCCTGAAGCCGGCAAATATTTCCACGCAAGTGGTTCCACCGGAACCGGTTACCGATTTCCTGCACAGCTTAACGTCAAGCTTCGGGGTTATTGCTAATTTTTCGGATGATATGCGGCACTTGCAGCGCTCGGAAATATCCGAAGTATGCGAGCTTCAGGAAAACAACCAGGTTGGCAGTTCGACGATGCCTCAGAAGAAAAACCCGATTAACTTTGAAAATGTAAAATCCATGTTTAAAATATTTATGCCACGCATGGTTACAGTTTACCTTGACATGATTTCCGAGCACCAGAGGGACCTGACAAATTCCTGTTCGCAGAGATATATTCCCGAATTGCTGGTAGGATTCGATTCGAGTGTGCTGAGAATCATAAAGGTTTCCGGTAAATTGCAGGTAGATGAAAAAGGCCTGGCAAAAAATTTCAATCAGAGCCGGGACAAGGTAGTTGCTGAACCGCTTTATATTATACTCGCGTATTATGGGCATCCCGATGCGCATGAATATGTGCGCGAGCTTGTAAAAAAATCTACAGAAACCGGAATGACTCTCCTGGGACTAATGTCAGAAGATAATTCAGTCAAACCTTATTTCAAGAAATTCACCAAAAAGCAGAAAGACATCATTTCAAAACCTGAGAAATACATCGGGGCGGCAGATAAAAAAGTCGATGCTATAGTAAAAATTTGGGAGGATAAATGTCACAACCTTTAG